A genomic window from Mycobacteriales bacterium includes:
- the smpB gene encoding SsrA-binding protein SmpB, translated as MPKESGRKMVAQNRRARHDYAIEDTYEAGVVLTGTEVKSLRLGRANLTDAYGRIKDGEVWLEGAHIPEYTQGTWTNHAPRRPRKLLLHRSEIARLIGKTKESGLTLVPLALYFKDGKVKVEIALARGRKSYDKRQALAERQAGREMSRAMGRRAKGRTE; from the coding sequence ATGCCGAAGGAGAGCGGCCGGAAGATGGTCGCGCAGAACCGCCGCGCCCGCCACGACTACGCGATCGAGGACACCTACGAAGCGGGTGTGGTGCTGACCGGCACCGAGGTGAAGTCGCTGCGGTTGGGGCGGGCGAACCTGACCGACGCATACGGGCGGATCAAGGACGGCGAGGTGTGGCTCGAGGGCGCGCACATCCCGGAGTACACCCAGGGCACCTGGACCAACCATGCGCCGCGGCGACCGCGCAAGCTCTTGCTGCACCGCAGCGAGATCGCCCGACTCATCGGCAAGACGAAGGAGAGCGGCCTCACGCTCGTGCCGCTCGCGCTGTACTTCAAGGACGGCAAGGTCAAGGTCGAGATCGCGTTGGCCCGCGGCCGCAAGAGCTACGACAAGCGGCAGGCGCTGGCCGAGCGGCAGGCAGGGCGCGAGATGTCGCGGGCGATGGGTCGGCGGGCGAAGGGCCGCACCGAGTGA
- a CDS encoding penicillin-binding transpeptidase domain-containing protein, with amino-acid sequence MGVRRFGRRFRIEIPSSMRHAVCSTERGNSIKQVAAGALAAVLLGGGLVGCSSGSSPTPTAKAYLSAWARGDLQAASAQTTRPQAAREALQSVAQSLHVSRVSTRVGAAGSAQKDGDVPVRFSATLTLRGLGDWTYGGRLLLRKVGGQWRVDWNDTDIHPGLGAGRSLAMTRSLPPRASILDGSGQPLFTPTPIVDIGIEPRGFTDPAGSLTVLQAQLHVDPARIRQAVSAAKPDAFVPVITLRRNDYDKVRSAIHDLPGLVFQTGTAELAPTAGFARAVLGRVGEATADVLRAAGPAYAVGDDLGIGGLQQAFQQQLAGRAGGAVTIVDRSGATVSTLKRFAAVPGRPVSTTLDRAVQQAAERALDSVTLPAALVAIRPSDGAILAVANRPADSADNRAFTGRYPPGSTFKVVTTYALLGDGVTPQTPVECPPRVVVDGKAFTNFEGEAPGAIPFAQDFAISCNTAFIGLSKRLHSRDLPDAAGAFGLGGSWQLPLAAYTGSVPTPGDAVEQAAEAIGQGRVLVSPLDMALVAAAVQSGSWHAPELVTSSSSAGGSPSGSASGSASGSAAGPAASTTASPAKPLDAAKVSVLRDLMTRVVTSGTASSAGLPSGTAGKTGTAEFGTDDPPKTHAWFIGYRGDLAFAVLVEGGGVGGSVAAPIAAKFLAAL; translated from the coding sequence ATGGGAGTCCGCCGTTTCGGTCGCCGCTTCAGGATCGAGATCCCTTCTTCCATGCGGCACGCCGTTTGCTCAACGGAGCGCGGGAACTCGATCAAGCAGGTCGCCGCCGGTGCTCTCGCTGCGGTCTTGCTCGGCGGTGGGCTGGTCGGCTGCTCGTCCGGGTCCTCGCCCACGCCGACCGCGAAGGCGTACCTCTCGGCGTGGGCTCGGGGAGATCTTCAAGCGGCCTCGGCCCAGACGACCCGCCCGCAGGCGGCGCGTGAAGCGTTGCAGTCAGTGGCGCAGTCGTTGCACGTGAGCCGGGTGTCCACCCGGGTCGGTGCCGCCGGTTCCGCGCAGAAGGACGGCGACGTGCCGGTCCGGTTCTCGGCGACTCTCACGTTGCGCGGGCTCGGCGACTGGACCTACGGCGGACGCCTGCTCCTGCGCAAGGTCGGCGGGCAATGGCGGGTCGACTGGAACGACACCGACATCCATCCCGGGCTCGGGGCGGGTCGTTCGCTGGCGATGACCCGTTCGCTGCCGCCGCGCGCGTCGATCCTCGACGGGTCGGGCCAGCCCCTGTTCACGCCCACGCCGATCGTCGACATCGGCATCGAACCGCGCGGGTTCACCGATCCCGCGGGCAGCCTCACCGTGCTGCAGGCGCAGCTGCACGTCGACCCCGCGCGCATCCGCCAGGCGGTGTCGGCTGCCAAGCCCGACGCGTTCGTGCCGGTCATCACCTTGCGGCGCAACGACTACGACAAGGTCCGGTCGGCCATCCACGACTTGCCTGGGCTGGTGTTCCAGACCGGCACGGCGGAGCTGGCGCCGACCGCCGGCTTCGCCCGTGCCGTCCTCGGCCGCGTGGGTGAGGCCACCGCCGACGTGCTCAGGGCAGCGGGTCCGGCGTACGCCGTCGGCGACGACCTCGGCATCGGCGGGCTGCAGCAGGCGTTCCAGCAGCAGCTCGCCGGGCGAGCCGGCGGCGCGGTGACGATCGTCGATCGCAGTGGGGCGACCGTCTCGACGTTGAAGCGGTTCGCCGCGGTGCCGGGCCGGCCCGTGTCCACGACGCTCGATCGGGCGGTGCAGCAGGCCGCCGAGCGGGCGCTCGACAGTGTCACGCTGCCGGCCGCTCTGGTCGCGATCCGCCCCTCCGACGGCGCGATCCTGGCGGTGGCCAACCGGCCTGCCGACTCGGCCGACAACCGGGCCTTCACCGGCCGCTATCCGCCGGGGTCGACGTTCAAGGTCGTGACGACCTATGCGCTGCTCGGCGACGGGGTGACGCCGCAGACGCCGGTGGAGTGCCCGCCGCGGGTCGTGGTCGACGGCAAGGCGTTCACCAACTTCGAGGGCGAGGCGCCGGGCGCGATTCCGTTTGCGCAGGACTTCGCGATCTCCTGCAACACGGCGTTCATCGGCCTGTCGAAGCGGTTGCACTCGCGCGATCTGCCCGACGCCGCGGGCGCTTTCGGGCTCGGCGGATCGTGGCAGCTGCCGCTTGCGGCCTACACCGGCTCTGTCCCCACGCCCGGGGACGCCGTCGAGCAGGCGGCAGAGGCGATCGGTCAGGGGCGAGTGCTGGTCAGCCCGCTGGACATGGCGCTGGTCGCGGCGGCGGTCCAGTCGGGCAGCTGGCATGCGCCGGAGCTGGTGACCTCGTCGTCTTCCGCGGGAGGTTCGCCGTCCGGGTCGGCGTCCGGGTCGGCGTCGGGTTCGGCTGCCGGGCCGGCGGCCTCGACGACCGCGTCGCCGGCGAAGCCGCTGGACGCTGCGAAGGTGTCGGTCCTGCGTGACCTGATGACGCGCGTCGTGACCTCCGGCACGGCGTCGTCCGCAGGGCTGCCGTCGGGGACCGCGGGCAAGACGGGAACGGCGGAGTTCGGCACCGACGACCCGCCGAAGACCCATGCGTGGTTCATCGGCTACCGCGGTGACCTGGCCTTCGCCGTGCTGGTCGAGGGCGGCGGGGTCGGGGGATCGGTGG